Sequence from the Acropora muricata isolate sample 2 chromosome 10, ASM3666990v1, whole genome shotgun sequence genome:
TCCGTCGACATGTTTAGCAGATTTGCAAACCTTTCTTGGCATGACGCAGTTCCTCAGTCGTTTTATACCCAACCTTGCGTCAGTGTCAGCAACCCTGTGGGACCTGACGAAGAAAAGTAGCGACTTCCAATGGGGTCCCGAGCATGAGTCAGCAGTCCAACAAATCAAAGGACAAGTTGCGTCACCAAATTCCCTGCAGTACTTTGATAGTTCCAAACCAGTGACCATACAGGTTGACGCATCACAGCGTGGCCTCAGCGCTGCACTCATCCAAGACAAAGGTCCAGTCGAATACCGCAGTAAGCTTCTAACAGAAACTGAAACTCGCTACTCCAACATCGAGCGGGAAATGTTAGCTGTCGTTCACGGCTTAGAGAAATTTCACTACTATGCCTATGGCCGTCATGTCGTCGTCGAATCAGACCACAAACCGTTGGAAGCCATTTTTAAAAAGCCCTTGTCAAATGCCCCACCTCGCATTGCCAGAATGCTACTACGCATCCAGAAATATGATGTTGAAATCACGTATGTCCCTGGCAAAAACATACCACTTGCTGATGCCCTATCACGTCTAAGCCCTTGCGTAGGTGAGACAATCGCTGATATTGACATCCAAGTACATGAGCTACATCTGCATCTCAACGCCAACCCAACAAGAATTGctgaaatcagaaatgaaacTGTCAAGGACACTAACCTAAACTCCTTGCTAGCAGTTATCTCTCATGGTTGGCCAGACAAGAGAGCAGAATGTCCATCGCATTTGCACACCTACTGGAACTACAGGGATGAGCTTACTGTTGCAGACGGACTGATATTGAAAGGGACACGAATCATCATTCCCAAGTCACTGCAACCTGCCGTTCTCGAACAACTACATTATGGCCACCAAGGGGCTGAAAAGTGTAAACTGAGAGCCAAAGGATCCGTATTCTGGGCGAACATAAATGCAGACATTGAACAGATGGTGAAAGGATGTTGGCCATGCCAGCGTCATCAAAACATGAATATGAGAGAACCCCTTATTCCCCATAATGTTCCACAACGACCATGGCATACACTTGGGTCCGATCTGTTTTTCTGGAACAATTCAGCTTACTTAATTGTCTGTGATTATTTCAGCAAGTTCCCACTGATCAGAAAGCTGAACAATATTCAGTCAATCACAACCATCGCCCATCTTAAGTCAATGTTTGAAGAACATGGCATCCCAAACAAGCTCATCACTGGATATGACACTCAATTCACCTCGACTGCTTTCAAAGACTTCAGCAGACAGTACGGCTTTGTTCATGTAACCACAAGTCCCTACTACCCTCAAGCAAATGGTTTCATTGAACGCAATGTCCAGACAGTCAAGAATCTGTTACAGAAGTGCAAAGAGTCCGGTGCTGATCCACACCTAGCCATGCTGTGTCTCAGAACAACACCAATTGACCATGGCCTGCCCTCCCCAGCGGAGCTCCTGAATTCTAGAGTGTACCAGTCTAATCTTCCAGCCATCACCAAGCCAAGTTTGGCTCCTATAGCAGATGGAGATGTAAACGTCAAACTTCAGTCAAAGCAGGACCAACAAAAATCATATTATGACAAAACATCAAAGCCCTTACCACCGCTCTACCCACAAGATCCTGTGCGTGTTTTCGATCACCGAAGTAAGACATGGAAGCCTGGCATCGTCAGAGACGGAAGCAGGTCACCCCGCTCATTTATGGTCGATATGACAGATGGCACTACTCTTTTACGCAACCGAAGACACATGCGTTCGACAGGAGAAACAAACATTTTACCAGACAATGGCCAGTCACCCACAGTGAACGTAGAATCGTCGTCACCTGTTGACAATGCTTCCCCACCAGTGAGCTCTCCACCCCAAAGCCCGGCACCGAAGCCTGAGGAACCACCTAGCCCCACGCTTCGTCGATCCAGTAGGAGATCCAAACCACCAGAAAAATTGAACCTGGCATTGAACTTATGCCCTCGTCAATTAAAGCTTTAGACAAATAATGAGCTGTTTGCCTCAGTTAGTAAAGCCAGTGTGTACTATGTATCTGAGTTGCATTTTTCTTCGTTGTTGAATTTGTTAAAGCGATTAGCTATTCGTTTTGAACGACACTGCTTAGCTCATTGAACACTGAACACTTTTTCTAGAGAGAGAGGGATGTCGTAGTTTATCATAACTTCCGGTTATTGCATCATATCCTTTTCTAATATCTAGTGCACATGCGCAGTggcatctaaaaaaaaaaagaacacgtGCAAATTGTTAACCCGCCATTTTGATTGTAGTTGTGTTTGTTCGAGCATTAAAGTTCACAAGTTCTGCCATACAAAAAATATGAcattgtgtttgtctaaaaaggacttcatgttgccggtgcaactgtagctaatacgtacggtatgtctattgaaaatactgtaaagtttgtgagagtggggaaaatgtttgtcaaggagtcgtaggaagtcgcgtgcaatgttggtttttacgtttttactgtaaggtgggttaaaccaaattacgttgcgttgcctgttctgtctggttgatgtgttacggtgagtgggcggtgattcgtaatttaggtggaagtcgaagttgctgtgttttagggcgtgattgtacagaggtgcggcgttataaaaaacttctctgttgcatgataatgagttgatgcgcttgttaactgagatggggagttctcgaattatcggaggtggatggttggaatgtcggtttatgtaaaggggttcgtcgttcggttttctgtatggtttgtacgtaccgtttgataagtcgaaggttatgtccaggaagttggtgctgagttggttggcttgagcagtgatgtttagtccgagttcattaaaggcgtgagtgaggtcttttcttgctttgccactcaatctgccggacttcgtgtctaggagtaccaaaccatcgtcgcgatagaggccgatgttgttgccaaatgtatctttaagcttttagaggataaacagaccgacgagttcgcagatttccgctccgtcgtagctacccattgtgacatcaaacgcgttggaggAATCACGTTTGACCCATGGGAGACCGTCGTGGAATAGAAGGGATTTGCGGACGTGCTTGATTATGCGTATGTCACTGTCCGTGATAGCGGTGAACTGTGTAGCCCAGTCGATTGATTGGTCAAGCAGAGGTATAGATTGAAACCAAGCAATGGTATCTGAAGAATTGCGCCATTGATTAACACCGGTTTGCTTGCGGATTTTAGAGTTAACAGTGTCCAGGATAGATTTGCTGATTTTACCAACGTCGCTTTTAGCTGGGTTTATGAGGCGGCATTTAGTGTGGTTTTCGAagtctggtttgtgatcttttatttggtcaaacgtaacgataatggctcagaacatgggcttagggaaccaatcagaaagctggaaaatcataataatcaataatgattatatatatatatatatatatatatatatatatatatatatataatcattattgattattatgattttccagctttctgattggttccctaagcccatgttctgagccattatcgttacgtttgaccaaataaggaaaaactgatggcgaatctCTTGTGCTGAAAATTTGGgggtcggaaaaaatgttttcgcagcgtcttcggtaaagaaattgtcacgatttgaggaggtttcacacgaaaaaatcaagagaattgattgaaaatttactaaaacagttattcttctcggacttcccggatatgagctgataataaccaactcggcctacggcctcattggttatatatatcagctcatatccggcgcgtcctcgttaaatcctcgtcctcgtcctcgtcctgtTAAATGTAGGGTGGGAGGGGGAATCTAGACAACTGATTGCCTCACAAATCAGGATCGCCTCACCACTCCCCAGTCGATCGGCTATGCACGGTCCTATCCCCTTAAGAGTGAATTAATAGTAGATTGAGGAGAGGAATCTAGACAACTGATTGCATGAGTGAAAATGTGGTTCGGCCGGGAATGATATATATATGAAtttaccagttatttcttccatgtgggacGCTCAAGTGCGTatatatgacaattgcgcatgtgctcttgcAGGAACCCTCAAATTAAGGGTCAGAGCCATTTTTcaagttatatatatttttcactAGGGTACGTGCTGGTGCGTGTTGACACGACATTTGCGCAATCATTGAATGTCTCGAAGCAAATTTAAAGATTTAAGAGAAAAGAATAAGGAAGCCTTGCCACAGTTTTGGCTTGAGGGCGCATTTCTTTGTCATAAAACAATGATGTATATAATAAAAGTCGACAAAAATGATAAAGCCTCATTAACGCCCACGGTTTTAATGTATTCACAACTTCAGATTTGTACAAAAGCACATGCATTAATGGTTTCCGGTTAGAACATTAATATACTCAGCCACGTATGGCCATTTTGCCATACTTACTCCCTTGAAAATGCATGGCTATTTTCGCCGCTTGAAATTGATCTCATTTGCCCATTAGAAAGTGTCGAGAAAGGCGCTGTTTACATGCACCCAATGCGGCGAAGTTGTAAACTCGATTGATCCATTTTAGGGTATTATATATAAAACTTGACTTTCTAACGTTCTTGGCATTTGAAGTTCGAGCTtttccaaaatgtccaaaaatggccagTTTTCATACTTTTGCagatcttgtcattttcaaatgatatTTTTAGTCCCATCAATTTAATTAATGCTACAATTATTACCTATCAATTAGTATCGAAAGAAGTGCtcttgaataatttttttttcactcagcGCCTACGTTGTCCCTGGAGATATAGCAAAAGTTTTGCTTTTGCACCTTTTGCCTCTCTCTCAAGTTGCTGACTACCAGACCAGCGCACTGTTACTCCTAAGCGATACGTACGCGCGTGTAAAAAGTAGTATCTGACTCCGTCCATTCCCGTGCAAAAAATGTGTACAACAaggacaaaaataataattagtttTAACCAGTTTTCTAAAAGTTTGAAGATTGtctcagcttttttttttttagtagagTACGGTGTTCTTTTTGTAAGCAGGTGGATAACGCAAAAAAGGAATCATGACTGTCTCAGTACGACTGGTCCATGCCCATAACAATTGCacggtaaaataaaaaatgaataataaagaataaaaatgtCAATGAAAGATGTGTAATAAACGTATGAGATAAGCAGAAGGAAAAGAATATCCTATGTGATCGATGTTTAGTCTGAAAGATCGTTTTTTCGCGATGAAAAGTGCGTTTTCCTCAACAAAGGGaaaatgggtatttgctacccaaaatgagcatttgcTACCCAGAATGGATATTTGCTGCAAAGTAAAGTGTAGTCGGTAAATGatgaaaatatataaaaaaaaaaaaaaagagaagatcTCAACAGGTGAAATGTACATAAACCATTATGCGAAGCGAGTTGCAAACAACAaaccgtgaaaaaaaaaaaaacaaaacaaaaagaattttTAACTAAAAACTATTTGTTGTACTTCATAAAAATATGTTTCAGTTCTCGTTAACCCTTTACATACTAAGGGGGGTAGGGGTTATTTTACATAAATGCAAGCCCTATGACTTCAAATGCCTATTAGGCAAAAACATTACACAAGAACTTAATAAAaccatatatatttataaagaGCACAAAATTATGTTTCAAGTGGATATCAAAAATTATGGGATATATGAAAACACGTGACATCATGAACtgcataatttgcataattatgcaaattttaaaaGATATTAAAACATCAGGGAAAAAACTCTATTTATATCCATCTTAGCATAGAAACAAGTGTTTCCAAAATTCAAAAGATGAAAGTCTGCCAAGGTGTTTTTCCAGTTAATAGTTTGATAATAAAAACTTAATCAAGTTGCATAGTTGCCTCTCTAAAGGTGAATAATATTCAACTTTACATAAAAGACTCATCCTCAGGTCAACTTATCTATTTGATATGTTATCTTAAAAgattaattaaaaatgatgtgAGAGACCCTAACAGCTTTTAATTTCGCAAAGATCTTGTCCTGCTTCTGCGGAAAGGCCTCCCTCCTCCTTCTTTCAACCTCCTGGACCCACCGTAGCGGCTATCGTCGAAGTAATAGTCCTGCATTGTGTGGTATCTTTTGAAGCAGGGTTCAATGCACATTCTAACTCCACAAATGGCACAAGTGTACGTGGTCTTCACTTCTTGAATGTGTACCTTACATGTGGATCTGGTGTCATGACTGATGAGGTGATGAAAATGGTCACAGTTGAACCTGATTTCAGGGACGGCTACTGGAATCTGAGGCAACCCTGCATCTCTCCTGAAGCATTTTCCTTCAACTAATGCCTTTACAACTGACTTTCTGAAGTTGAAGCTGGTGGTGCTAGCATGATCAGGGGATTTGGAGTGCAAAATATGTGCATTTGACACACACACCTCCAACATGTAGAAGAAAACTTTGTAATACCAGACGACTCCCCTCATGAGTCATGCATACGAAACAACCCTTTGATCAGACAAGTCTACGCCACCCATGTAGGTGTTATACTTGTCAATAACACCTGGACGAGCAAAGTCCCTCTTTTCCCAAGTTCCACTGACCTTTACAGAGTGCTGGATGGCACTTCCATCGGCATCACTTGTGGGAATAGTTGCCAAAACACTCACGGGTTTTCTGTCACGCCATGTCACGCAAGTGACATTTCCTTTCTGTCTGTACAAACTCTCCCCCCGTTTAAGTtgctttactttcttttcttgaatCCCACAGATTTCTTTTGGTAGGCCTGATCTGTTGGACCTCACTGTCCCACACGCCAGAGTTTTCCTTTCCTCAAGTTCCTCAAATAATGCCACCGATGTATAATAATTGTCCATGAAGACATAGTATCCCTTGTCTAAGAATGGTTCCATTACACACAAGACAGCTTTCTTGCCCAAGTCTCTCTCGACAACAGTTCCTTCCTTACCAGTGTAAATCttactatttaacaaatagCCAGTACTGGATTCTGCGAGTGTAAAAGCCTTAATTCCAAATCGTCCTGGCTTCATTGGAAGGTACTGCCTGAAGTGAACTTTTCCTTTGAACTTGATCAAAGTCTCATCAATGGCTAGCTGCCTCTGAGGTTTATACACTtgctgaaataaataaataaataaataaggtctaataaaatcagaaacaacaaacgtgtaactttacaatatgttaataaaaaattataatcaaGAATGTActaaaaagagtaaaaagagtAACATTATAAAAACCCTTACATACAGTGAGTTAACACAATTTAGTAGAAAATGCATCTATTCAGGAAACTCTGCTTGAAGCGTTCAGTTCTAACCCTCGGAAATATAAAATCATGCTTACGCTCACGAAGCACAAGTTTCCTCTTTGGAGGTAGCAAATCATGAAGTATATGATCGTCTCTGATTATGTtcagtgcatatgacacgaaattttttattagcttattcgaaagagctttcaaaatgatgaagaatggcgtttattttattgtgatagcacttttggttgccaagttattcaagattttggtttatgcaaattagatgactagtgacgtcacattgtggacacaaaattatgtaacatcacaaaagatggagtatctccgaagattttttctgtatagaactgaaactttgtacagttgttgcaatcaccacaaagtttcatgaaatttccactgtgacatttccatggccacacaatgggctccaggccctctccatttaaaagataaaatcagaatttttcttcttcaggaagagttatttgctcttgttgtttattcagtgggtgtgagctaatacggacattacacagcacaagcacaagaaagtccgttagactctggagcaacaaataaggcatttttcattttaggaaggtggAGGTTTGGTAACGcatatgttgctatggtgacatcataactattatcaaaatatgtagttcttgcagcacatcaaccctgaaaaatttcaaccctgtagacttagtatttgcacagatattccatattttgttattttacaacattttgtgtccacaatgtgacgtcacaagtcatctactttgcataaaccaaaatcttgaataactctgcaaccaaaagtgctatcacaataaaataaacgccattcttcatcattttgaaagctctttcgaataagctaataaaaaatttcgtgtcatatgcactttaaaaagCTTAGAAACCTAGGTATTATCAGGTCTAGAAATGGCTGTATCTTGTACAACTTGTTGCAATCAGCTGAGTGAGCCCTGGGTGCCTGGGTATTGTCTGCAAAGTGCAGGTATCGCAAAATCTGGAGGAATCTATCCCTGGGCATTATACTGGGGAAAACGGAGAGCTTAGAGAAGGATCTGTGCTCCAATAAGAAGTAAGGTTTGGTTTAGTGACCAAACCCATGTTCAAGTGCAGACTTACCCAACCTTTCATTTCATCGATTGTCACCGGATACCACACGGAAGATTCCTGATGCCCCCTTTTCTGTTCTGCATATAAATTAGTTTGTTCTACCAGGAGTGTCCATACCTCAGCCGTGaagaataataaaaagaaatccAGACAAGATCGCAAGTTTTCAGAATTAACATTTATTCCAACCTCTTCTTGAAATTCTACATCTTCCCTTAAATTTATCTCATCTGACCAGTCTTGTGCTTCTGCAACTATTTCCTCGTCCATGTCCTCGTCACATGTCGATTCATCGCATTCTTCATCGCTGGATCCAGACTCGTCAGAGTAAAATTCCTCCTCAGAGACACGGTGTTCCACGAAATGTGCCAAAGGTAACTCGTCTTCATCGACAAAATGAATATTTACACCGCTTCGATCATTTCTAGGGTCGCAAACCGACGAAGAAGctgccgccatttttaaatCACGCAACTACACGCTGTACTAATCGAAAACCTCGAAAATTTTCTCCAAAAAGTGCTAAATTTTACCAAATTTACCGTAGTTCATATAAATACGCTACGTATGCTTTCCCAAAATGAACTAGTGGTTCCAGGCCCCAAAATTGATTGAGAAGAGCGAGAAGTGGGGCTGTATTTATCTGGACATATGTGTCCAGCTAGTATGCCGTGCAAAAAATGTGTACACCAaggacaaaaataataattagtttTAACCAGTTTTCTAAAAGTTTGAAGATTGtctcagctttttttttttagtagagTACGGTGTTCTTTTTGTAAGCAGGTGGATATCGCAAAAAAGGAATCATGACTGTCTCAGTACGACTGGTCCATGCCCATAACAATTGCacggtaaaataaaaaatgaataata
This genomic interval carries:
- the LOC136931558 gene encoding piggyBac transposable element-derived protein 4-like — translated: MAAASSSVCDPRNDRSGVNIHFVDEDELPLAHFVEHRVSEEEFYSDESGSSDEECDESTCDEDMDEEIVAEAQDWSDEINLREDVEFQEEVGINVNSENLRSCLDFFLLFFTAEVWTLLVEQTNLYAEQKRGHQESSVWYPVTIDEMKGWQVYKPQRQLAIDETLIKFKGKVHFRQYLPMKPGRFGIKAFTLAESSTGYLLNSKIYTGKEGTVVERDLGKKAVLCVMEPFLDKGYYVFMDNYYTSVALFEELEERKTLACGTVRSNRSGLPKEICGIQEKKVKQLKRGESLYRQKGNVTCVTWRDRKPVSVLATIPTSDADGSAIQHSVKVSGTWEKRDFARPGVIDKYNTYMGGVDLSDQRVVSYA